The genomic stretch TGAGGAAACGGAAAAGAACGTAACGGCAATCACAATGACAAAACTCGCCCCTGCATTTACGCCTAGTATCGATGGTGATGCGAGAGGGTTACGTGTAATTGCCTGCATAAGCGCTCCCGCAACAGCGAGACTTGCACCTACAGCGGCCCCAATTAACGCTCTCGGAACGCGATTTTCAATAATAATAATATGTGCATTGCTTCCATCGAATTGCGTAAACGCCCGCCAAGCCGTTGCCCATGTAATACTCGTTAGTCCATAAACAACGCTTGCCACCATCAACATCATGACAAGAAAGAAGCCAATCACAATCCCGAACCATTTTCTATTTACTGAATGCAATTTATGTGTCATAAAGGTTAATCCCTTTCTTCATCATCCTTTATAAGTGTAAAAAAAGAATGAAAACGTGTCAATGAATTTGAGAATCAATCTCATTTAACTATTGACTCTTGTGTGACAATTCAGTATGATTACATCGTAAATGAAAACGATTATCACTAATAAGGAGGAAATACATATGTTCAAAAAAAGTTGGCTCATCGTTTGCCTTGCAGCATTTATGATTCTAGCTGCTTGTGGAACGAACGGAAATAATGAAAATAGCAGCTCAGGTGACAAAAAGGAAGAGGAAACAACCCGAACAGTCAAGCACGCGATGGGGGAAACAGAAGTTCCAGAGAATCCTGAAAAAGTTGTTATTTTAACAAATGAAGGAACGGAAGCTTTACTTGCTATGGATGTAAAACCTGTCGGCGCAGTGCAATCATGGCTCGGTGATCCGTGGTACGATCATATTTCTGACGACATGAAAGACGTTGAAGTTGTCGGAACGGAAAGTGAAGTAAACCTTGAGGCTGTTGCTGCACTAAAACCTGATCTCATTATCGGAAATAAGCTTCGTCAGGAAGACATTTATGATCAGCTTAGCGCAATTGCTCCAACGGTTTATTCCGAAACGTTAAAAGGTGACTGGCAAGAGAACTTTGAATTTTATGCCAAAGCACTAAACAAAGAAGATAAAGGCGAAGAAGTAATGAGCGCCTATAGTGATCGCATTGATTCAATGAGCGAGGAGCTTGGTGATCAGCTAGACAAAAAGGTCTCCGTTGTACGTTTCCTAGCTGGCCAAACGAGAATTTACTACAAAGACTCTTTCTCAGGGGTTATTCTTGAGCAGCTTGGCTTTGCTCGTCCAGAATCTCAGCAAAAAGAAGATTTCGCTGAAGAAGTAACAAAAGAACGCATCCCAGAAATGGATGGCGACGTCCTCTTCTACTTCACATATGAAGCTGGAGACGGTGAAGCGAATTCCACTGCTGAAGAATGGACGAATGATCCGCTTTGGAACAATCTACAGGTTGTAAAAGACGGAAATGTTCATGAAGTAAGTGATGCAATTTGGAATACGTCTGGTGGCGTACTTTCCGCTAACTTGATGCTTGATGATATCAAAGACGTCTTTTTAGGTGAATAGGATGTAATGAAAGCTCGGCCAATGCCGGGCTTTTTTTGATTATCCTTTCACAAATAAGGGAATTGGTTTAGGAGATGGTTTTCTTTTCGTAAGAAAGTGGCAAGAAGACAGGTTCTCATCAGGTATACTAATAGAAAGACATATAAGGAGGGGATAAATCGATGCCTAATGTCTGGACGCATATTTTATTCGGTGAAGAAGCTGCGATGGAAGCCGGCATATGGAACACGATCAAAGGTGACCTGCCTTTCTTTCGACTTGGTGCTCAGGGACCTGACCCTTTCTTTTACCATAATTTCTGGCCGTGGAAAAAAAATAAGCCGGTGCAGGAAGTTGGTTCTGCTCTTCATCAAGATCATTGCGGCCCATTCCTCATGGAAATGATTGAATACGGAAAGCAAGATGATCCGATGCTGCGAGCTTATATTCTTGGCTTTGTGACACATCATATTCTGGATCGAAACACTCACCCCTATATCCACTACCGTTCTGGTCTTGAAGGCAACAGACATCAGCAGCTTGAAATCATTATTGATACCATTTTGATGAAAGAATATAAAGATGTGGAAACTTGGAAAACCCCCGTCTATCAAGAGATTCAAATTGGAAAATCACTCTATCCTCCCATTGAACTGATGCTTTATGAATGTATTCAATCCTTTTATCCTGAGACAGCTGAACGCATGCCAGAGGATTACATTAACCAATCTTACCGCGATATGGTGCTCGCGCTCAAACTATTATTTGACCCGCACGGCTGGAAAAATCAGCTTTTAAAGAAACAAGTCTCCTCTTTTTCCTATCGAAAACAAATCGGTGATGAAGATTATTTAAATCGAGAAGGAACACCATGGATTCACCCTGCAGTGAAAGACGAGGAATCAACTGCAACTTTTGAAGAGCTGCTTGAGCAAGCTAAAGAAGAAGCAACGAACATCCTCCCTCTCATCCATGACTACTGGCACAACGAAGAAGATTGTATGACTGAATTGAAAACACAAATTGGCAACCGCTCGTATGACACAGGGAAAGATAGCACCCTTCCACTTGAATTAAAACACTTCAATCCAATTTTGTAAGGGGTTACATGATAAAAAAAGGCTCAGAGCAGCTGAATGTGCTGCTCTGAGCCTCATTTGTGGGCCATGTTGCTGACTTTTACGTTCAAAAATCGGGGAATTCCGAGATTTTCTTGATAATTCCGCGATATTTCATTTTTTTCCGCGAAAATGACGCTTAATTCCGCGAATTGAAGATTAATTCCGCGATTCCATCAACCCCTACACATCAAGCCCTTCATTTGCCATAACAACCTTCGCCTGCTCTTTCCCTTGATCGATGTTTACTTTGTTAAGTAAATAGATGCCTGCTAAGAAAAAGACGACGAGTGAAACGATACCAAGACGGCTTGATCCAGTTACTTGACCAACGAAGGCAAAGAGAAAAGGACCGAAAATCGCTGAAAATTTAGCGGAAATGCCGTAAAATCCGTAAAACTCTGCATGTCTGTGATCGGGAACCATACTTCCAAAAATCGATCGACTTAATGCCTGAGCGCCTCCCTGAACGAAGCCGACCATGATGGCAAGCAGATAGAAATGCGTGGCAGTAGTCATGAAATAACCGAGAAAAACAATCCCTACGTAAATCCACAGTGCGAGCATAAGCGCTCGCTTAGGGCGAATTTTCTTGGCCAAGTAGCCGAATAAAAACGCGAAGGGAATCCCTACGAACTGCGTGATTAGGAGCGCTGCGATTAAATCGTTCGCGTCGATGCCGATATCTCTTCCATAAATTGTCGCCATTTTTATAATGGTCGAGATCCCATCGTTAAATAACCAGAAAGCGACAAGGAAAAGAAGAAGCTGTTTGTAGTGGTTTAACTCCTTGAACGTCGTGCGAAGCCTTTTAAACCCGATCGTCGCATAGGAGCCGCTTAACTTAGGCTGAGTATGTTCCACTTCTTTCACGTTTTTGAACATGGGTATGGAAAAGATAAACCACCATACCCCAACGCTTGCGAATGAAAGCTGCGTTGCGACAAGCGTGTTCGGAAGGAAAAACCAGGATGGATTTAGGATCATCATTAGATTCACAAGAAGGAGCAGGCCACCGCCAATATACCCAAACGCATAGCCTCTTGCTGAAATGCGATCAATCTCTTCTCCTTTTGCGATTTCCGGTAAAAACGCATCGTAAAAGACGTTGCTTCCTGAGAAACCGATCGTACCAAAGATTAATAGAATAGAAGCAAACAGGTAGCCTCCCTCGCCAACAAACGCCATTAAAATGCTTGCGATCATCCCCATATAGGCAAAAAAGCGCAAAAATACTTTTTTAGAATTGGAGTAATCCGCAATGGCACCGAGTACGGGTGCCAGAATCGCAACAATTAAAACAGCGATCGATTGCGAATAGCCCCAGTAAGAAGTAGCTAGACTTTGATCAATATTTTTGGCAGCAACATCATAATAGAAAACAGGTAAAACGGCTGCCATCATTGTTGTTGCGAAAGCAGAATTAGCAAAGTCATACATCATCCAGCTACGAATCTCTTTTTTCCTCATCTCTTTGCCCCCATGATGGTCGTTTTCTTTCAGCATATCAGGTCTCAACGTGTCATTCTTCGTGCTGGAATATTCTTCATAAACCTTTTACAACGAGCAGGCTTGCCACATATTCTTGGTGCGAGTACACTAACGGT from Bacillus sp. Cs-700 encodes the following:
- a CDS encoding iron-siderophore ABC transporter substrate-binding protein, which produces MFKKSWLIVCLAAFMILAACGTNGNNENSSSGDKKEEETTRTVKHAMGETEVPENPEKVVILTNEGTEALLAMDVKPVGAVQSWLGDPWYDHISDDMKDVEVVGTESEVNLEAVAALKPDLIIGNKLRQEDIYDQLSAIAPTVYSETLKGDWQENFEFYAKALNKEDKGEEVMSAYSDRIDSMSEELGDQLDKKVSVVRFLAGQTRIYYKDSFSGVILEQLGFARPESQQKEDFAEEVTKERIPEMDGDVLFYFTYEAGDGEANSTAEEWTNDPLWNNLQVVKDGNVHEVSDAIWNTSGGVLSANLMLDDIKDVFLGE
- a CDS encoding zinc dependent phospholipase C family protein, with the translated sequence MPNVWTHILFGEEAAMEAGIWNTIKGDLPFFRLGAQGPDPFFYHNFWPWKKNKPVQEVGSALHQDHCGPFLMEMIEYGKQDDPMLRAYILGFVTHHILDRNTHPYIHYRSGLEGNRHQQLEIIIDTILMKEYKDVETWKTPVYQEIQIGKSLYPPIELMLYECIQSFYPETAERMPEDYINQSYRDMVLALKLLFDPHGWKNQLLKKQVSSFSYRKQIGDEDYLNREGTPWIHPAVKDEESTATFEELLEQAKEEATNILPLIHDYWHNEEDCMTELKTQIGNRSYDTGKDSTLPLELKHFNPIL
- a CDS encoding MFS transporter, which codes for MRKKEIRSWMMYDFANSAFATTMMAAVLPVFYYDVAAKNIDQSLATSYWGYSQSIAVLIVAILAPVLGAIADYSNSKKVFLRFFAYMGMIASILMAFVGEGGYLFASILLIFGTIGFSGSNVFYDAFLPEIAKGEEIDRISARGYAFGYIGGGLLLLVNLMMILNPSWFFLPNTLVATQLSFASVGVWWFIFSIPMFKNVKEVEHTQPKLSGSYATIGFKRLRTTFKELNHYKQLLLFLVAFWLFNDGISTIIKMATIYGRDIGIDANDLIAALLITQFVGIPFAFLFGYLAKKIRPKRALMLALWIYVGIVFLGYFMTTATHFYLLAIMVGFVQGGAQALSRSIFGSMVPDHRHAEFYGFYGISAKFSAIFGPFLFAFVGQVTGSSRLGIVSLVVFFLAGIYLLNKVNIDQGKEQAKVVMANEGLDV